In Zhaonella formicivorans, one DNA window encodes the following:
- a CDS encoding ABC-ATPase domain-containing protein, whose amino-acid sequence MEQLRKKLLEIDGKGYKAYKDIQGTYQGKGMKLHIDYVQGDPFASPSRIRVELPNTYRQDWYHPKWRKIAFEDFLARETAKMVRSRPTDRKGSGKSGLILIDTPGQEVIPRTAVKISAQSIEVRLSVGLPADGRRVLGKQAAQLLCDAVPAIVLQAVLQFDHRSLVKHLELADRQETIRQYLDEHGYVCFIANGSVLPRASGISNLPLKGNVIPFQSPPSLEIEIPVPHGGTIRGMAIPRGITLIVGGGYHGKSTLLKAVERGIYNHIGGDGREYVLTNSTAYKVRAEDGRRVEKVNISPFIANLPFGKDTVRFSTDDASGSTSQAANIMEALEAGSQVLLIDEDTSATNFMIRDVRMQELVGKDKEPITPFIDKVRQLYEDYKVSTILVLGGSGDYFDVADHVIMMDEYRPVDVTERAKKIAEMIKYDRKKEGGEGFGQIAERVIKKQSFNAHRGNKEKIDAKGLSTIIYGTDSIDLSYVEQLVDPGQTRAIAWMIKFLADKLADETTPLPQLLDRLYRQVEEKGLEVISPYFGKHPGDLALPRKLELAAAINRLRTLQVK is encoded by the coding sequence TTGGAACAGTTACGAAAAAAACTGCTGGAAATTGACGGCAAAGGATATAAAGCATATAAGGATATTCAGGGTACATATCAAGGAAAAGGCATGAAGCTCCACATCGATTATGTGCAGGGCGACCCTTTTGCCAGCCCTTCCCGGATCAGGGTGGAACTGCCCAATACCTACCGGCAGGACTGGTACCACCCCAAGTGGCGGAAAATCGCCTTTGAGGATTTTCTTGCCCGGGAAACGGCTAAAATGGTCCGCTCACGGCCAACCGACAGAAAAGGTTCCGGCAAAAGCGGCTTAATTTTGATTGATACTCCTGGACAGGAAGTAATCCCGCGAACCGCAGTCAAAATATCTGCGCAAAGCATCGAGGTGCGTTTATCGGTGGGACTTCCCGCCGACGGCAGAAGAGTGCTGGGCAAACAGGCCGCCCAGCTGCTGTGCGATGCCGTGCCCGCAATAGTGCTGCAGGCAGTTTTGCAATTTGACCACCGGTCTCTGGTTAAACACCTGGAACTGGCAGACCGGCAGGAAACTATCCGGCAGTACCTGGATGAGCACGGCTACGTGTGCTTTATAGCCAACGGCTCGGTTTTACCCCGGGCCAGCGGTATAAGCAACTTGCCTTTAAAAGGAAACGTCATACCATTTCAATCTCCGCCTTCCCTGGAAATTGAAATCCCGGTCCCCCACGGCGGTACCATCAGGGGCATGGCTATACCCAGGGGAATTACTCTGATAGTGGGAGGAGGGTATCACGGCAAGAGCACTCTGCTAAAGGCGGTTGAGCGGGGCATCTATAACCATATCGGCGGCGACGGGCGGGAATACGTGCTTACCAATAGTACAGCATATAAAGTACGGGCAGAAGACGGACGCCGGGTGGAAAAGGTGAACATTTCGCCGTTTATCGCCAACCTGCCTTTTGGCAAGGACACAGTCCGGTTCTCCACCGATGACGCCAGCGGCAGTACTTCCCAAGCGGCTAACATCATGGAAGCATTGGAAGCGGGCAGCCAGGTATTGCTCATCGATGAGGATACCAGCGCCACCAACTTTATGATCCGCGATGTGCGGATGCAGGAACTGGTGGGCAAAGATAAAGAACCCATCACCCCTTTTATCGACAAAGTCAGACAGCTGTATGAGGACTACAAAGTTTCTACTATTTTGGTCTTGGGAGGATCAGGGGATTACTTTGATGTGGCCGACCATGTGATCATGATGGATGAATACAGGCCGGTAGATGTGACCGAGAGAGCAAAGAAAATCGCGGAAATGATTAAATATGACCGCAAAAAAGAAGGCGGAGAAGGATTTGGTCAAATTGCAGAGCGCGTCATTAAAAAGCAGAGTTTTAATGCCCATCGGGGCAATAAGGAAAAAATCGATGCCAAGGGACTTAGCACCATTATCTACGGGACGGATAGCATCGATCTGTCTTATGTGGAACAACTGGTAGACCCCGGCCAGACCCGGGCTATAGCCTGGATGATAAAATTCTTAGCCGACAAATTAGCCGATGAAACTACCCCGCTGCCCCAACTCCTGGACAGGCTGTACAGGCAGGTAGAAGAAAAGGGGCTGGAAGTGATATCGCCGTACTTCGGGAAACATCCCGGCGACCTGGCGCTGCCCAGAAAATTGGAGCTGGCGGCGGCCATCAACCGCCTGCGCACCTTACAAGTTAAATAA
- a CDS encoding cation:proton antiporter — protein MEHIVLEIGFALALMAAAGLLASNLKFSIVPLLILVGMLVGPHAPHLGVIDFRFIASAPLIDFMGRLGVLFLLFYLGLEFSVSRLLKAGRTILTSGIIYMAINLTLGIGFPLYLGWPLRETLVAAGVTTISSSAIVAKMIVDLKRTANPDTEIILGLMMFQDVFVAVYLSIVSGIVLTGATSFGKVTGATLVALGFMLGLIIVGRKAVSVLNYLLDLPSDELFLLALFSLITLVAGFSETLHIAEAIGALLTGLVLAETRHVQRIERLVVPFRDFFGAIFFFSFGLSIDPLTLGGAVGPAIIAVILTLLGNFVAGLLSGRSAGLSLRASANIGLTITSRGEFSIILAKLAKQGGLLPFLQPFIALYVLILAILGPLLTKESKKISKLLSRFIKWEANSRAIHYDR, from the coding sequence ATGGAACATATTGTGCTTGAGATAGGCTTTGCTTTAGCTTTAATGGCTGCTGCAGGGCTCTTGGCATCCAACTTAAAGTTCTCAATTGTTCCACTCTTGATTCTGGTAGGTATGCTCGTTGGTCCCCATGCCCCTCACCTTGGTGTGATAGACTTTCGGTTCATTGCAAGTGCTCCCTTGATAGATTTTATGGGAAGGCTGGGCGTGTTGTTTTTACTTTTTTATCTTGGGTTGGAGTTCTCTGTAAGCAGATTATTAAAGGCAGGAAGAACTATTTTAACCAGTGGAATAATATACATGGCCATCAACCTCACCCTGGGCATAGGCTTTCCACTGTATTTAGGATGGCCCTTGCGGGAGACATTGGTTGCTGCGGGGGTTACTACCATATCTTCCAGTGCCATAGTTGCTAAAATGATTGTGGATTTAAAACGTACTGCCAACCCTGATACAGAAATCATTTTGGGGTTAATGATGTTCCAGGATGTCTTTGTTGCGGTTTACCTTTCCATAGTGTCCGGAATCGTTTTAACCGGGGCCACTTCCTTTGGCAAGGTTACCGGTGCTACTTTGGTGGCTTTGGGTTTTATGCTGGGGTTAATTATAGTAGGGCGTAAAGCTGTAAGTGTTCTAAATTACCTGTTGGACCTACCCTCAGACGAACTGTTTCTTTTGGCCTTATTTTCCCTTATTACGCTCGTTGCGGGTTTTTCCGAGACCCTGCATATTGCTGAGGCAATTGGAGCTTTGTTGACGGGCCTTGTGCTGGCCGAGACCCGGCATGTGCAGCGGATTGAACGCTTAGTAGTTCCCTTTCGTGACTTTTTTGGTGCAATTTTTTTCTTCAGTTTCGGTCTGAGCATTGATCCTCTCACTCTGGGGGGAGCCGTGGGGCCTGCAATTATAGCTGTAATTCTGACTTTGCTCGGCAATTTTGTGGCAGGATTGTTATCCGGTCGCAGTGCAGGTTTGTCACTACGGGCTTCTGCCAATATAGGACTAACGATTACTTCTCGCGGAGAGTTTTCTATTATTCTGGCCAAGCTGGCCAAACAAGGAGGTCTGCTGCCGTTTTTACAACCCTTCATAGCATTGTACGTGCTTATCCTGGCGATTTTAGGCCCTCTGTTAACCAAAGAATCAAAGAAAATTTCCAAGTTATTAAGCCGCTTTATAAAGTGGGAGGCGAATAGCAGGGCGATTCATTATGATAGATGA
- a CDS encoding cation:proton antiporter regulatory subunit, with the protein MFSIHESELPGIGQKFQIITRSGDKLVIIIHDDGRREMYHFDHDDPEDSISMISLDDNEARQVAAILGGIIYKPKSLENIEVALDDMVIEWYKIEPGLPCIGKTIGEAQVRKTTGATIIAIIEKDHSKVINPGPERVINEGATIVVIGEKEQIKACKKLIKSGSV; encoded by the coding sequence ATGTTTAGTATTCACGAATCCGAATTGCCCGGAATTGGTCAAAAATTCCAAATAATCACCCGCTCCGGCGATAAGTTGGTTATTATCATTCATGATGACGGGAGGCGTGAGATGTACCATTTTGATCACGACGATCCCGAAGACAGCATCTCTATGATCAGCTTGGATGACAACGAGGCCCGTCAAGTTGCTGCCATTTTAGGCGGAATAATTTATAAGCCCAAGTCTTTGGAAAATATAGAAGTTGCCCTGGATGACATGGTCATCGAGTGGTACAAGATTGAGCCGGGACTGCCCTGCATAGGAAAAACCATAGGCGAAGCTCAGGTGCGCAAAACAACAGGGGCTACCATCATTGCGATTATCGAAAAAGATCATAGCAAGGTGATTAACCCCGGACCGGAACGTGTTATTAACGAGGGAGCAACTATTGTGGTTATAGGAGAAAAGGAGCAGATCAAGGCTTGTAAAAAGCTGATTAAAAGCGGGAGCGTATAA
- a CDS encoding QueT transporter family protein, which translates to MQAKGNPMIKKSAFSAKQIAISGVVMAVYIVLMYLTQSFAFGQYQIRIATSLYALSAVYPFLIVPLAISNLLSNALLGGLGMPDMIGGFLVGLITSTAVYLIKKFNLNERLIALPIIFGPGLIVPIWLSVLIDVPYRILAASICIGQIIPGIVGVILVKHLQNKIREN; encoded by the coding sequence ATGCAGGCAAAAGGTAACCCAATGATTAAAAAGAGTGCATTCTCTGCTAAACAAATTGCCATATCAGGTGTGGTAATGGCAGTTTATATTGTCCTGATGTATTTGACCCAAAGCTTTGCTTTTGGGCAATATCAAATAAGAATAGCAACCTCACTATACGCCCTTAGCGCTGTTTATCCATTTTTAATTGTTCCTCTGGCAATAAGCAACCTCCTTAGCAATGCATTGCTGGGCGGGCTCGGAATGCCTGACATGATAGGGGGGTTCCTGGTCGGACTGATCACCAGTACTGCTGTTTATCTGATTAAAAAGTTTAATCTAAACGAACGGCTTATTGCTTTGCCCATAATATTCGGTCCGGGATTAATTGTCCCTATTTGGCTCTCTGTTCTTATCGATGTCCCTTACAGGATACTGGCTGCAAGCATCTGTATCGGACAAATTATACCCGGAATTGTCGGGGTTATCCTTGTGAAGCACTTACAAAACAAAATCCGGGAAAATTAA
- the queF gene encoding preQ(1) synthase yields MVAGRTDQELEGITLLGNQGTKYKYDYDPSVLETFVNKHQDNDYFVKFNCPEFTSLCPKTGQPDFATIYISYVPDKLMVESKSLKLYLLSFRNHGDFHEDCINIIMKDLIKLLDPKYIEVWGKFTPRGGISIDPFCNYGKEGTKWKEVAENRLFYHDMYPEKIDNR; encoded by the coding sequence ATGGTGGCTGGAAGAACGGATCAGGAATTAGAAGGTATAACTTTATTGGGCAACCAGGGCACAAAATATAAATATGACTACGACCCGTCTGTCTTAGAAACGTTTGTAAATAAGCATCAAGACAATGATTATTTTGTAAAGTTTAATTGCCCCGAATTCACCAGCCTTTGTCCTAAAACCGGACAGCCCGATTTTGCAACTATTTATATCTCTTATGTGCCCGATAAACTGATGGTGGAAAGCAAATCTCTGAAGCTCTACCTGCTAAGCTTTCGAAATCACGGAGACTTCCATGAAGACTGTATTAACATCATCATGAAAGATTTAATCAAGCTGTTGGACCCGAAATACATTGAGGTATGGGGCAAGTTCACCCCACGGGGCGGAATTTCCATTGACCCGTTTTGCAACTATGGCAAAGAAGGTACTAAGTGGAAAGAAGTTGCAGAAAACAGACTTTTTTATCACGATATGTACCCGGAAAAAATAGATAACAGATAA
- a CDS encoding ABC transporter ATP-binding protein: protein MYVEIKGLKFKYKNSSEEVIKNFNLQIAEGEIISILGESGSGKSTILRLVAGLEVPTGGMIKIGDKIMVDDSIFVEPEKRGVGMVFQDYALFPHLTVEGNVKFGLKKMNSREKAERLEEVLNLVNLSEYKTRYPYELSGGQQQRVALARALAPRPSLLLLDEPFSNLDKDLEAKIRDELKIILKTTGTTTIFVTHDRDDAQALADRAVILQRGEIVQNGCPEIC from the coding sequence ATGTACGTTGAGATTAAAGGGTTAAAATTTAAATATAAGAATTCCAGTGAGGAAGTTATAAAAAATTTTAACCTGCAAATCGCAGAAGGAGAGATAATATCCATCTTAGGAGAGAGCGGCAGCGGCAAGAGCACTATCCTCAGGCTGGTTGCCGGGCTGGAAGTACCCACCGGCGGCATGATTAAAATCGGGGATAAGATCATGGTCGATGACAGCATTTTCGTTGAGCCGGAGAAACGGGGTGTGGGAATGGTTTTCCAGGACTATGCCCTGTTTCCCCATCTGACCGTGGAAGGAAACGTCAAGTTTGGCTTAAAGAAAATGAACAGCCGGGAAAAAGCTGAAAGGCTGGAAGAAGTCTTGAACCTGGTGAATTTAAGCGAATATAAAACCAGGTACCCGTACGAGCTAAGCGGCGGCCAGCAGCAAAGGGTGGCCCTGGCCCGGGCTTTGGCACCGCGGCCTTCCTTATTGCTGTTGGATGAGCCCTTCAGCAACCTGGACAAAGATTTAGAGGCCAAAATCCGGGATGAATTGAAAATTATTTTAAAAACAACCGGGACAACTACCATTTTTGTTACCCACGACCGGGATGACGCGCAAGCGCTGGCAGACCGCGCAGTCATCCTGCAAAGGGGGGAGATCGTGCAAAATGGATGCCCTGAAATCTGCTAA
- a CDS encoding ABC transporter permease — protein sequence MFVIKIRQFRLALNSWSVLSIVFVILLLLPNLNILINVFKAPNENWIHIKRFLLQEYVTNTLLLVSFTGLFSVLCGISLAWLVAVYDFPLRSFLKWGLILPLAIPPYIAAYTYNGLLNYTGVIQTFLRNEFNIHLNQKYVDLMSVEGAIFIFTMFLFPYVYTITRDFLEKQSASLIENARVLGRSPMEIFLFVILPVSRAAIVGGASLVILEVLNDYGVVQYFGVTTFSTAIFKTWFGLGDVESSIKLSALLLLVVFGVLLLERVLRGRRKYSYTTAKVRPISRIRLKGAKAALASVYSFAIFGLGFLIPLLQLIHWAFLTYKNILSVDFGRLILNTLLTALLASAIIAVVALVIANYGRMNESFAGKICARLTVVGYSIPGAVIAIGVIVFFVALDNNLFWFYRLINPDSAKLVLSTSLAMLIFAYVIRFLAIGFNAVETGFEKVGKRFFEASRMLGMSVTETFFKIDVKMIRPAIVSGFILVLVDIMKELPLTLLLRPFNYDTLATKVYQYANDEMIREASIPSLIIIFISAVSIYFFNQVVDRGER from the coding sequence GTGTTTGTAATAAAGATCAGGCAGTTTAGATTAGCACTTAATTCCTGGTCCGTCCTGAGCATTGTTTTTGTGATTTTGCTTTTGCTCCCGAACTTGAATATTCTTATTAATGTTTTTAAGGCACCAAATGAGAATTGGATTCATATTAAGAGGTTCCTGCTGCAAGAATATGTAACCAACACATTGCTGCTTGTTTCTTTTACCGGGCTGTTTTCGGTTCTTTGCGGCATCAGCCTGGCCTGGTTGGTGGCGGTCTATGATTTTCCCCTTAGGTCCTTTCTCAAATGGGGCTTGATTTTGCCTCTGGCCATCCCGCCGTACATTGCAGCATATACCTATAACGGTTTGCTGAATTATACCGGGGTGATCCAAACTTTCTTGAGAAATGAATTTAATATACATCTTAATCAAAAGTATGTTGATCTTATGTCCGTTGAAGGGGCAATATTTATTTTTACCATGTTTTTGTTCCCTTACGTTTACACAATTACCAGGGATTTTTTGGAAAAACAGTCCGCTTCCTTGATAGAAAATGCCAGGGTATTGGGCAGAAGTCCCATGGAAATTTTTTTATTTGTAATTCTTCCTGTATCCAGGGCTGCAATTGTCGGCGGGGCCAGCTTAGTTATCCTGGAAGTATTAAATGATTACGGTGTTGTCCAGTATTTTGGAGTCACCACTTTCAGTACAGCAATTTTCAAGACCTGGTTTGGGTTGGGAGATGTAGAAAGTTCCATTAAGCTGTCTGCCCTTTTGCTGCTTGTGGTTTTTGGCGTTTTGCTGCTGGAAAGGGTTTTAAGGGGCAGAAGAAAATACAGCTATACCACTGCCAAAGTCAGGCCCATATCCAGGATCAGGTTAAAGGGTGCAAAAGCGGCGCTGGCCTCTGTTTACAGCTTTGCAATTTTTGGCCTTGGTTTTTTGATTCCCCTACTGCAGTTGATTCATTGGGCCTTTTTAACTTATAAAAATATTTTAAGCGTTGATTTCGGGAGGCTTATACTAAATACTTTACTTACAGCCCTGCTAGCCTCAGCCATAATTGCCGTTGTGGCCCTGGTGATAGCCAACTACGGCAGAATGAATGAAAGCTTTGCCGGCAAAATTTGTGCAAGACTGACGGTAGTGGGATATTCCATTCCCGGCGCTGTAATCGCCATAGGAGTCATTGTCTTTTTTGTGGCTCTCGACAATAATTTATTTTGGTTCTACCGGCTGATTAACCCGGACTCAGCCAAACTGGTGCTCAGCACCAGCCTGGCCATGCTTATTTTCGCTTATGTAATCAGATTTCTGGCTATTGGGTTTAATGCGGTGGAAACGGGATTTGAAAAAGTGGGGAAGAGGTTTTTCGAGGCTTCCAGGATGCTCGGCATGTCAGTAACTGAGACTTTTTTTAAGATAGATGTGAAAATGATCAGACCGGCCATTGTCAGCGGCTTTATTTTAGTCTTAGTAGATATAATGAAGGAATTACCCCTGACTTTGCTCTTAAGACCCTTTAATTATGATACGCTGGCGACTAAAGTCTACCAGTATGCAAATGACGAAATGATCCGTGAAGCCTCCATCCCTTCGCTGATTATTATTTTCATAAGTGCTGTTTCAATTTATTTTTTCAATCAAGTGGTAGACAGGGGGGAGCGATAA